TAGGTGACTAAGGCAGATGACCAGTCAGGACTCATCCAGGCTGTCCTCTGCCGTTGCACATGCTAGACCCTCTGCCAGGAGCCCTACGCTGCTCTCTGCTTGGAAATCTCTTCCTTCAAGATGCAGTTCAAGGGTTAACTCCTCAGAGAAGCCGTCGCTACATCCCCCAGTCCAACCTATCTCTTCCCTCCTCTGCACTCACACACCACGTGCATTCTCCTCTCCAGAATTTAGAGTGAGTTGAGATCATCGGTTTAGGTGTCTAATTTTTACCTCCTCTACTCTGGACTGTACACTCCTCTGGGACAGGGCCTGAGACACTCATCATTACATGCTCAGGACTTGCCATGGAGCCTTGCCCTTTGTGGGTGCTCAGCAAAAAGTTTTTTGGGGAGAGGAGGATGGAAAGAAGGATAAATGTACAGATGCATTCCAATGATGAATGTTTATAATTTGATGAGAGAGCATAAAGGTTTACGAATGAGAAAGAAGATGAGTTCTGCATTTTTCGCCTCCTGGGGTGGTATTCCAATTACTATCTTTATTACTGTTGACCTCACCATTCAGCATCTAGGAGATGCCAAGGGCTCCCCCAAAACCTGCCTGCCAAGAGGAAGGTCAAGGCCAAGGTCTCCACTGTGCTGGCAGAGAGATTGTCTGTACATAGAGAGAGGCTAAAACCCTTGGATGAGGCCCTTCTTACTCCTCAGAAAGCAAAGAGGAGCAAGGATGGAGCCCATGGGACATGGAGCAAGCCACAAACAGCTGCCTCTGTTTCCAGCAAAATGTCTCCCACACTCACACAGGCCCCACCCCAGCTCACTGGGGACACACGTGTCACATCTAGCATCTGTGGCCCCTGAGATCACCAGGGTACTGTAATGAAACAAAGACATGTCTGGCTCTCAGCAGCTTGGAAGCCTTTTATAGTCCCATGCCACCCACTTGTCAAACAGGGACAAGCAACAAAGTGCCAGGAGCCCAGCTCTAAGGAGAAAATGGGGACAATGGTTGCATTATGTCAAAATCCTATCTCTCTATTGTACCTTTACCCCCAGGTTTCCTCCCAGATTTGCTTCCTTCCCATCACCATGGCAACACACATCGCATGACAAGGTTCAAGGGCATCACACGAGCCATGGGAGGAAGGAGCATATATATGCCACCTCCACAACCAGTGCCGATGTTCCATCCTCAGAAACCCCGTCTTGCCTTCCTTCTGTGTGTTCCTGACCCTTTGGAGCATATAGCATCCACCCATGAACTTGGAAATTGCCCTCACTCCTTGATTCCCCTGGATATCCAGGGAGGGCGTCTTTACTTGAACAGGATAAGCTGTTCAGGACTCCCTGCCTAGCTAAGTACTGAAAATCTGGAGTTAAATTTGCTAGAACTAATGCTTCTTCTCCACGCCCCTCTCCCATCAGGCCAAGCCTCACGTCTCTGTCATTGAGCACGTCCTGATGTGTTAAGCAGAAAGACCCCGCAATAGCCAGCAGTCTCTCAGAATACTCCCGATGGGCATGTAAGGTATGCATAGTTTGGGTATATTTCTGGTTTATAGATCCTGGGCATGGAGAAAGTCCCTAGAAATAACCCTCTGCTAAGATTTTGGGTAAAGCCTGGATGCTTCCAGGGGGCTTGTAAAATGCCGAACTCTCACCAGGAAAATTTGAAGCCCAGCCTCAGAGAATCGTGGACTGGACTCAGTGACTTATGGCTCCACACTGCAAAGCATCCTGAGTTGCCCGGGTGATGGCAGGAGGCTAAAACAGTGTGAATATTACAATGGGTGAAGGGTTTTCTTGGATAAATCTTATTGAGACATCCCCAACTGTCCTCTCACAGCGTGCAATCACCTTGAAATCAATCTTTCTGCTAACACTGTGAAATGGCCCAGACTCTTCCTTCTATATGTAACTCAAGACCTCCAAAAGGACAGCTGTGTGAAACGGGGACCTCACACATGTGCCAACATGCACAATGGTTTCTTTGACCAGCATCAGTAGGTGAGGCAAATACCAAAATCCCAGGAGATGTCATATATCTGGGGAAAGCCAAGGCATCCCTGCTCTGTGGTTACAAAGTTTCTAAGACAAATTGTGATTTGGGCAACTAATGCAGTAGGTGGGAGGCTCTCCATAGCAAGGAAGCAGGTCGTGCCTGACCTGGATAACAAAGGGAGGGGAACAGTAAGGCAGTGGATGGTGAGATTCCTCAGGGGCAAGAAGCACACCCTTGGGCAGGTGCTCAGGTGCTCAGTGGCACTCTCTGCATTTCCTTGGGTGGCATTTGTAGGACTGGTTCCCTCCAGCACCTGTGGCTAGAGGACCACTCAGGAGGTTCCtggcttcctcttcctctccttccaccAGAGACAGGGCCTAAGGTCACTCCTTCATCAACTGCCTCTACCCTGAAAAGTCACCAGGGCTCAGGATTCAAGACTTTGGGGTGGATCCTTGGGGTAAAAAAAGGACTGGCTCCATTCTCTTAGGTCAAAGATTTCCAAGCTGTGCTCGGAGAAGCTGAGGGCAGGAGAAAATGGGTGGGCAGAGCTGACAACCTTCATCTCCACCTTTGGCCAATCCcctcatttttctgtattttgcacATTGAATGCATCTGCagggaatttttatttgaaaactggACTCCACCACTTAAAAAAGTTTGGAAACCACTGCTTTAGATTTTCAAAACGAAACAGTAAGTCATTTCTGTTTCTGCCATTCCTTAAGCATTAGCGTTTTATGACCAcattaccatttttattttttatttaaaaaataataacaattatgGAGGCTGGGACATCAGGCCAGGCTCTACTGACTGTTTCAAACCAGGATGGGGCTCTGCAGGCTGGTTTTACAGTCACAGGGTTATTTGGATGCAGACACCAGGGCTTAGCCACAGTGCCTCAGATCTGCTGAGGGGCAGGTAAAGTGCAAACTGGGAGACATTTTAACCCCatgttgtgcatgtgtgtgtgggtgtgcacgTGTCATGCATGCACGCGCTTGTGTACCATGGCATGGAAGGCAGCAGTGTTTGGGGAGCACCAGTTTGGAATTTCTCCCTACAGTGTCCCCCGACTGTTGTTCCCTAAGGACATGATCTCTGCATTCCAGGAATCTGCCTTCACAATTCCTGGAGCCAGCCCTGGTTTGGGAAAGGGGGAGGGTCGCCTGCCCATTGTTTATGAGGGCCCACAAGGCATAGCCAGGGCTCCTGAGAGACGTATGGAGACTGAGTCTCAGTGTAAGGAAGACCCTGGTATAGGACCCCAGTGTAAGGAAGACCTTTCAGCCTGGAGTGGCCACCTATTGAACCAAAGGCAGGCAAGGGCTAATTTGCAAAGATAAGTAAGACTCCGGCCACCCTTGACTCCTGATCTGGGGCTCCACTTCCATCCTCCATGCCTGCTTGAAAGCACTGACAGTGCTCATGGCGTGTTGCTGACAGTTTGGAGAAGGGGAGGCCATAATGGGTTTGAGGGACCTATGTCATTGGCAAGGAGAGGTCTGCTCCTACAGCTAGGCTCCTGTTGACAGAAGGGTAGGGGCTAGAGTCTCCCAAGAGACAGAAGGGGAATTGGGAAAGGGTTTTCAATAGCAATGGAAACAGAGAGCCCAATGGAGCCCCCTATTGTGCTATCTTGACAACCAATGTTGAACCTCTTGCCTGGCTTCTCACCAGGAGCTCAGCCCAGCCCAGAGGCAGGCGCTGGTTCTCCAGAAGCAGCAGGACTTCAAGGGAAAACCCTGCAAGGGAGAGGAGGTGTGGATTTGGGCAGCACTGCTGTTGTGTGAGCATGTGTCTGTGTtttccaaaacacacacacacagtaaatgAGCCAGGATAAAAATAGACAGAGTAGTGAGTGGCTATCCTACTGGCTGCTTCTCAGGAGACAGAATAAATGCTTCTCCAGGGGGGGATGATCCAGAGGAGGAACTAGCAGTGCCACATCCCAGCCTCTGGCCCTGGAGAAGCCTCCAGAaaagggagtggggaggagggtgggtTTTTTCTTGAGCACACTGAGTTTGAAGGTTCTGCAAAATGTCGAAGTAGAATGGCCAATGGACCTTTGGATTTTTTATTCTGGAGCAGAGCAGAGAGGACTGAGCCAGAGAGGCCTGCAGGAGGCCTGAGAGCAGGTGGTGGAAAGGCTCTGGGTGGATGAGTGCCCCTACGGATATGCAGAGGACAAACCTGAGAAACTCCAGCACTCAAAAGgataagggaaaaagaagaatctGAGAGGAAATGCTAAAAAGCCAGAAGGAAACCAGAGAGGGTTTTAAGGAGGAAAGGATAGTGAAGATGAAGACTCACTGAAGGTCTTGATGAAAAAAGTGTCAGAGTCACGATGGGGGCACAAGCCAAGCTCTAGTGGCTTGAGTGGCTTGGGGGAGGCCAGGTCAGGTGGCAAAGGTGAAGAGAGGTAACTGGTGGTAGCTAGAGCGGGGCTGGGTAGAGGAAGGATTATGTTTTGAGTTTGATAGGATAGAAGGACTTGGCCTGGCTCACAGCTGGTAGGAAAGAGAGGTTAAGTATGTTAACGAGAGGAGCGTCAACAGAGAATTGCTCACGCCTGGTGGACTTGCCCTGGGTGGGAGAAGGTGTTTGCTCCTTTTGGGAAATGAAGGGGGATTTGATGGCCAGGGAAACCTCTGGATCTGGAGGGAGTTCCCTTTTGATGTAGGAGGCATTTCTCAGAAAGGCCTAGgaggggtgaggaaatgggggctTTAAGAAACCACATGTCCTGCCCCCTGTCACAGAGCCAGTGAGTAACAGAGCcatgattcaaacccagatccAGGTGAGTCCAAAATCTGTGCTCTCAATTCCcagtaagaagaataaaaatagccTAATTTCCCCTCTGGATCCAtttttctacatttccttttaaaGATTAGCTCTTGGGGGGGCTGggggggaggaagaaagaaaagtaaggCCTACCCTGTCACTCTGCCCTGGGAGGGTTTCAGCCCTGGGAATTAGCACAGCTTTTACCGTTTCCTTACAACAGGCCCCGAGCCGGCAGAGCCGCCCCTTCAAATGATAAAGCAATTCATAAACACCAGACTTGCAGGGAGAGCAATGAATCTCCGGGGCCCTGCTAATTAAAAAGCCCGCATTACATTACTTCCTCAAGGACTCATCTTCTGATTTTTAGGATTATGGTACATTGATTAATTTATACAAATTTTTAATCCCTCCGTGCCTAATGAAGTCCAGGAACATGGGAACAGGAGCATAATTGAGCTTCGTATTATTTTATTAGGGAGAATTACGGCCCCACGCGTGGTGGAGAAGTCTGTGGGGGTGGGAAGGCAGCGCTCAGGCTATTAACCAACCACTTTCCATGTGTCCCGGGGACCTTCCCTTGGGGGCAGACCCAGAGGGCGTTCAGCTTTCTAAGCCAGCTCTTGCGTGGTTCCTGGGTGCCTGTAGGGGAAGCACCCGCCGTGGGTGGGGAGGCCACACTACTCTCCCACTCCCCCTACCCCCTTGCCCCAAACTGCCCCACCCCAGCTCTGCTCTCCTCTCTGCCCCGATGCCCCGCGCTGAAGCAGTGTCATCCTTAACTCTGGTTTTAGTCTCCTCTGGGTTCCCTTCCTGCACCACTGCCAGGCAAgacccctctttctctctcctctgtagCTCTGTTCCCCTCGGGAGAGGGCCCTCCATCCCCGGGACCCCAGATTTTGAAAACTTGGGGGAAGCTGGACTAAAACCTAAGAGTTTATGTCTCAATAGTGGGAGATTCCACCCCAAGGGGATTGAATTACTTGCGATGACACAAAAGCCAGAGCCCCTCATGATAAACAAGGTGACTGAGGAAGAGGGCAGAGAGGTGAGGGGAGGGCTCCACTTTAGCTCCCCACCTCTGCCTCACCCGGGGTCCCCAAAGGCCTGAATGGGAAGCAGTGGGCTTGGGCTCCAGCCCTGGCTCCGCCTCTAAGTCTCTGCAGCCCTGGGTGagttccttcccttctcccagcctcaattTCCCCAGCTGCAAACTAAGTCAAGGGACCTAACTCCGGTTCCCGAGGCCCTCCCCAGCAGGGGCATCCAAGAATTGCAGGACCCCAGCTGAAACCTTCAGGCTTGTGGTCCAGGGCCCCCGAGTTTGGATCCCACGCCCTCTAGAGACCGAAGCTGGAGTTGCAGGTGTGATATCAATCACTAAAGCTGCCAGGTTTTCCTGGGTCTAAAAGATTCCCGGAAGATTCCTTCACCCCGCAGGGCCAGCTCAGCGCCAGTTCCCGAGAAAACAGAGCGCAGACTCAGCTGCATTTTGGTTTTTGCCCCTTCCATCAATTCATccctgctggaaaaaaaaattgcaaagttctctctgtctgtgtccCTCTGCTACCCATGGAATGAAAGGTCCTTAAAGGACAGTTTCAAAAccagcaaaaagagaaaaggaattgtCTGGGGCTCTCAGTGCCTCTGAAATCAAGACAAAAGAGGGTGGGGATGGTGGCCTAGCATCTCTTCAAGTCTTCTCCCAGCAAAGTTTGTGGCTCCCGTGGATGTATTTCATTCAGGTGATGTATTTAAGAGAACAGATCGCTGCCTAAAATTGCTCTGCATGGGGTTAGGCAGAGAAGGGATTCCATGCtttaagaaaatatccaaatcatgGACTATGATTCAATGTCATATAATTCTATGCCTCCTTTTtgcagatgaggcaactgagacccagagagagagagtagcAGTGCCGGGAGAGAACCCAGGCTCCTGACCCCCAGTTCCACATCTAACCACGCCCGCATCCATGCTCCTCCCCACTTCAGAAGAGTTACTGAATGGGGACCACAAAACATAAaccttctgtgccggtttgaatgtattatgtcccccaaaacgccatttgATGTAGTCTTgcatgggcagatgtatcagtgttgattagattataattctttgaatgtttccatggaaatgtgccccacccaactgtgggtgatgactctgattggatagtttccatggaggtgtggccccgcccattcagcatgggctttgatgagtttactggagcacaatataagctcagacagaaggagtgagcttgccacagccaagagggacactttgaagaatgcaaagaagctgagagactggctgcagatgagagacagtttgaagacagctgttgaaagcagacttttgctcgggagaagctaagagaggacaaacaccccaagaacaactgagagtgacattttgaagaggagctgcagcctagagaggaacgtccttggagaaagccattttgaaaccagaacttggaggaaacaccagccacgtgccttcccagctaacaggttttccgaatgctattggccgtcctccagtgaaggtaccgattgttgatgcattaccttggacactttatggccttaagactgtaactgtgtatccaaataaaccccctttataaaagccaatccatttctggtgttttgcattctgtcagcattagcaaactagaacaccttctcTCCACCCCATGGTACCTTGTGACCAAAGTAAAGCAGAAAGTGTCCAGCAAGAGTCAGGGGTTCAGCCAACTGTCCCCCGAGCCAGAGCTCAAAAGCCCCAAGGGTGGTTAAACTGCCTGTTGTGCTTTCActctttaaaaacagttttaaaaatcgGTGGATCTCTTTTCCGGCTGGAACCATGGAGGGTGtcgaagagaagaagaagaaggtgcCGGCTGTGCCGGAAACCCTCAAGAAAAAGCGAAGGAATTTTGCCGAACTGAAGATCAAGCGCTTGAGAAAGAAGTTTGCCCAAAAGATGCTCCGAAAGGCAAGGAGGAAGCTTATCTATGAAAAAGCCAAGCACTATCATAAGGAATATAGGCAAATGTACAGAACTGAGATTCGAATGGCTAGAATGGCAAGAAAAGCTGGCAACTTCTATGTACCTGCGGAACCCAAATTAGCATTTGTCATCAGGATCAGAGGTATCAATGGTGTGAGCCCAAAGGTCCGAAAAGTGTTGCAACTTCTTCGCCTTCGCCAAATCTTCAATGGCACCTTTGTTAAGCTCAACAAGGCCTCAATTAACATGCTGAGGATTGTGGAACCATATATTGCATGGGGGTACCCGAACCTGAAGTCAGTAAACGAACTAATCTATAAGCGTGGTTACGGCAAAATCAATAAGAAGCGGATTGCCTTGACAGATAACTCTTTGATTGCACGATCGCTTGGTAAATATGGCATCATCTGCATGGAAGACCTGATTCATGAGATCTATACTGTTGGGAAACgcttcaaagaagcaaacaacttcCTGTGGCCCTTCAAATTATCATCTCCCAGAGGGGGGATGAAGAAAAAGACCACCCATTTTGTAGAAGGGGGAGATGCTGGCAACAGGGAAGACCAGATCAATAGGCTTATTAGAAGGATGAACTAAGGTGTCTACtatgattacttttataatctggtcagttaataaacagtgattgctttcaaattaaaaaaaaaaaaaaaaaaaaaaaaaaaaaaaaaaaaaaaaaaatcggtgGAATGTCTTCCCTTTAAAGCAGAAGGGGTGGAGAGCCCTCAAGGGCTGACCGAGGGCATACCCAGGGGTCCCTGAGCCTGGGGCTCGGGGCTTGGACGTCGGGTCCTGTCAGTGCAGGGATGTGGGCACACAGGAGGGGCATAAAAGTGATGGCAGCCCTGCAAATTCACCTCCAGATCTAGAAATTGCATTCATCTGTACAAAATTCTAAAGAAGCACGTCAAGATGGCTCCACAACTTTAAAAGTCATTTTCCAAGAGAGTGACTGTTCTGTCCAAATGGCTTTTTATATATTAGAAGTAAAGACCATCTGCAGCCCAGTGTGTTATTAGTGAAGACAGGCGTGCAAAGAGTAGCCTGAAACCCTCTCTCTTATCAGCATGCCGTTTGGAAACAAAACACTAAAGTTACTTTTAAAAGAACAGTTTTACTTTTAAGTGAAATTGCAGGCATGCCAAACATCAGGTCATGAAAACAATGTATATCTATTTATATCCTGCCATAATAGATAGTCATATTAAAGAAACATTTGGTCCAAAACCACACATGATGTCaaatgtcaatttttaaatttgccaACAAGTTTTCATTCTTCATGAGGCATCATTCgacatttattaattaaagaaAGGTCAAATGTATtatctatattattttaaatttgacttAAATTGAGCGTTGTAATCTTGTTTTTAATCATATATTGATTTActataatttctaatttaatatttttagcctttaccatgtg
This is a stretch of genomic DNA from Choloepus didactylus isolate mChoDid1 chromosome 22, mChoDid1.pri, whole genome shotgun sequence. It encodes these proteins:
- the LOC119518693 gene encoding 60S ribosomal protein L7; its protein translation is MEGVEEKKKKVPAVPETLKKKRRNFAELKIKRLRKKFAQKMLRKARRKLIYEKAKHYHKEYRQMYRTEIRMARMARKAGNFYVPAEPKLAFVIRIRGINGVSPKVRKVLQLLRLRQIFNGTFVKLNKASINMLRIVEPYIAWGYPNLKSVNELIYKRGYGKINKKRIALTDNSLIARSLGKYGIICMEDLIHEIYTVGKRFKEANNFLWPFKLSSPRGGMKKKTTHFVEGGDAGNREDQINRLIRRMN